In Deltaproteobacteria bacterium, the following are encoded in one genomic region:
- the nuoK gene encoding NADH-quinone oxidoreductase subunit NuoK → MPFAPDQLSSYLIIGAILFCLGLFTVLTRRNAISVLMGVELILNSANINYVAFSHFGSGNSDGQLYAIFVIMLAAAEAAVGLAIVLAIFQLFHTIDVEAAETMRD, encoded by the coding sequence ATGCCCTTCGCTCCGGACCAGCTGTCTTCCTATCTCATTATCGGCGCGATCCTGTTTTGTTTGGGGCTCTTTACCGTGCTCACCCGGCGAAACGCGATCAGCGTGCTGATGGGCGTGGAGCTGATTCTCAACAGCGCCAACATCAATTACGTCGCTTTTTCCCACTTTGGCAGCGGCAACAGCGACGGGCAGCTTTACGCGATTTTCGTGATCATGCTGGCTGCAGCAGAAGCAGCGGTGGGTTTAGCGATCGTCTTGGCGATCTTCCAACTCTTTCACACAATCGATGTGGAAGCCGCGGAAACCATGCGAGACTAG
- a CDS encoding NADH-quinone oxidoreductase subunit J encodes MNVSTAVFYLIATITIVSAVMVAFSRNIIYSAFSLLGTFMGVAGLYVFLGADFVAATQVLIYVGGILVLILFAVMLTHRITDVAITNRAAGRLPALAVILVLGYFLVETVKGTGWVKAKEVVYVATTAKIGDAFLYDYLLPFILASVILLAAMIGAVAISRKEIKE; translated from the coding sequence ATGAATGTATCGACGGCAGTCTTTTATCTAATTGCAACGATCACCATCGTCTCGGCGGTGATGGTTGCGTTCTCGCGCAATATCATCTATTCCGCGTTTTCGCTGCTCGGCACGTTCATGGGCGTGGCTGGGCTGTACGTTTTTCTCGGCGCCGACTTCGTCGCTGCCACTCAGGTGCTGATTTACGTCGGCGGCATTCTCGTATTGATTCTCTTCGCGGTCATGTTAACGCACCGGATTACCGACGTGGCGATCACCAATCGCGCCGCGGGGCGCCTGCCGGCTTTGGCTGTGATCCTTGTCTTGGGTTATTTCTTGGTAGAAACCGTCAAAGGGACCGGTTGGGTCAAAGCCAAAGAAGTGGTGTATGTGGCGACCACAGCGAAAATCGGCGATGCGTTCCTCTATGATTACCTGCTGCCGTTCATCTTGGCTTCGGTGATCCTATTGGCGGCAATGATCGGGGCGGTGGCTATTTCTCGCAAGGAGATCAAAGAGTAG
- a CDS encoding 4Fe-4S dicluster domain-containing protein, giving the protein MGIASYINDIKHTVASTFEGMSITFSHLVRKPMTIQYPDKIPVPIQETLPHRYRGILEVDLDICTGCLACERICPITCITIGIEMDKETKQRQFTAFDIDVCKCMYCGLCSEVCPTGAIRHSQEFEGASYNPAGLVRHFAPQPQNLYKPKKGGETEPKLIAKVEIGGKYLAEFATPDGGVEAEKE; this is encoded by the coding sequence ATGGGTATTGCGAGCTACATAAACGACATCAAACACACGGTGGCGTCGACGTTCGAAGGGATGTCGATCACGTTTTCGCACCTGGTGCGAAAACCGATGACGATTCAATATCCCGACAAGATTCCGGTGCCGATTCAGGAGACCTTGCCGCATCGCTACCGCGGCATTCTCGAGGTCGATCTCGATATTTGCACGGGTTGCTTGGCATGCGAGAGGATCTGTCCGATTACCTGCATTACCATCGGTATCGAGATGGACAAAGAGACCAAGCAGCGGCAGTTTACCGCTTTTGATATCGATGTCTGCAAATGCATGTACTGCGGGCTGTGCTCGGAGGTGTGTCCGACCGGTGCGATCCGCCATTCGCAAGAGTTTGAGGGTGCGAGCTACAATCCAGCCGGTTTGGTGCGCCACTTTGCGCCGCAGCCGCAGAACCTTTACAAGCCCAAAAAGGGCGGCGAGACCGAACCTAAGTTGATCGCGAAGGTTGAAATCGGGGGAAAGTATCTGGCTGAGTTCGCAACGCCGGATGGAGGGGTTGAGGCAGAGAAAGAGTAA
- the nuoH gene encoding NADH-quinone oxidoreductase subunit NuoH yields the protein MQAYIDQLMQQGAFQGMPKEVVYAIAMVVVALVVLSAFVAPLAGVTSWLERRVWARMQSRIGPNRVGPQGILQWLADGIKNLLKEDLIPAAADGKLFSLAPYVVFMGFLCTFVVIPFGEHLIVADLNIGILYILAVTSLVVVGILMAGWASNNKWSLLGGMRSAAQIVSYEIPAGLAILCVVFLAGTLSMQGIIKAQGWGPWDWFMFHNPFTFCAFFLYFTAALAEGNRTPFDIPEAESELVAGYVTEYSGMRFLFFFFAEWGNLYVIGAVATTLFMGGWRVPPLPIFESFPVLKGIAQFVVFFLKAYFWVFVAMWIRATLPRVRVDQLMALCWKYMVPLSFVCLLGTVGFMFMDAQMQRVFGAITLGFAIATIINFFRRVAFQIREAKPEMYLKPQI from the coding sequence ATGCAAGCCTACATCGATCAACTGATGCAGCAGGGCGCCTTTCAGGGTATGCCCAAAGAAGTTGTCTATGCGATTGCGATGGTCGTGGTCGCACTGGTCGTACTCTCGGCTTTTGTCGCGCCGCTGGCGGGCGTGACGAGCTGGCTCGAGCGGCGGGTTTGGGCGCGCATGCAATCGCGCATCGGTCCCAACCGTGTCGGGCCGCAAGGAATTTTGCAGTGGCTTGCCGACGGCATCAAAAACCTCCTCAAAGAAGATTTGATCCCGGCGGCCGCTGACGGCAAGCTGTTCTCGCTGGCACCGTATGTCGTGTTCATGGGTTTTCTCTGCACCTTCGTGGTCATTCCGTTTGGCGAGCATTTGATCGTCGCCGATCTCAATATTGGAATTCTTTACATTCTCGCCGTGACCTCGTTGGTGGTCGTCGGCATCCTCATGGCAGGCTGGGCGTCCAACAACAAATGGTCGCTGCTTGGCGGCATGCGTTCGGCGGCGCAGATCGTGAGCTATGAGATTCCCGCCGGCCTGGCGATTCTCTGCGTGGTTTTTCTCGCCGGCACACTGAGCATGCAAGGCATCATCAAAGCCCAAGGCTGGGGTCCTTGGGACTGGTTTATGTTTCATAATCCATTTACGTTTTGCGCATTTTTTCTCTATTTCACTGCGGCTCTTGCCGAAGGCAACCGCACACCATTCGATATACCCGAAGCCGAGTCTGAGCTCGTTGCCGGCTATGTAACCGAATATAGCGGCATGCGCTTCCTGTTTTTCTTCTTCGCTGAGTGGGGCAATTTGTACGTTATCGGCGCCGTCGCCACGACGCTGTTCATGGGCGGCTGGCGGGTGCCGCCGCTGCCTATCTTCGAGAGTTTTCCAGTGCTCAAAGGAATCGCTCAATTCGTGGTATTTTTCCTGAAAGCTTATTTCTGGGTGTTCGTCGCCATGTGGATTCGTGCCACGCTGCCGCGCGTGCGCGTCGACCAGCTGATGGCGCTCTGCTGGAAGTATATGGTGCCGCTGTCCTTTGTCTGCTTGCTAGGCACGGTTGGTTTCATGTTCATGGATGCCCAGATGCAGCGCGTTTTTGGCGCCATCACGCTGGGCTTTGCAATTGCCACGATCATCAATTTTTTCCGCCGTGTGGCCTTCCAGATCCGCGAGGCGAAACCGGAAATGTATCTGAAGCCGCAGATTTAG
- a CDS encoding NADH-quinone oxidoreductase subunit D, translating into MSQAAQAETGFYTEDMTISVGPQHPSTHGVLRFVVKTDGEVISEAIPDVGYLHRSIEKIGEKVTYHGYVPYTDRADYLAAMFANQAFCMAAEKLAGTEVTRRGEFCRVIACELNRIASHLISVGTFGQDIGAMTPFVHALRERETINNLMEEICGARLTYNYIRIGGVGYDILPETCTRILEFLDHFEPIVEEFNRLLSGNKIFHERLAGVAVISKEDAFSYNLVGPNLRGSGVKWDIRRDMPYSVYPELDFEVPIGMAEIGQLGDSYDRFWVRIREMRESVKILRQCLRMMPKGPAIAKVPRKFRPPAGECYARVEAPRGDMGFYVVSDGSEYPYRVRIRTGSYTAMAIIDKLSKGIMVADLIALIGSLDVDAPEIDR; encoded by the coding sequence ATGAGTCAAGCCGCTCAAGCAGAAACCGGTTTTTACACCGAAGACATGACGATCAGCGTCGGGCCGCAGCACCCGAGCACCCACGGCGTGTTGCGCTTCGTCGTCAAGACCGACGGTGAAGTGATCAGCGAGGCGATTCCCGACGTTGGCTACTTGCATCGTTCCATCGAGAAAATCGGCGAGAAAGTCACCTACCACGGCTACGTGCCCTACACCGATCGCGCCGATTATCTGGCGGCCATGTTTGCCAATCAGGCGTTTTGCATGGCGGCGGAGAAGCTTGCCGGCACGGAAGTGACCCGGCGCGGCGAGTTTTGCCGCGTCATCGCCTGCGAGTTAAACCGCATCGCCAGCCACCTGATTTCGGTTGGTACCTTCGGTCAGGACATCGGCGCGATGACGCCGTTCGTGCACGCGCTGCGCGAGCGCGAAACCATCAACAATTTGATGGAAGAAATTTGTGGTGCGCGGCTGACCTACAATTACATTCGCATTGGCGGCGTCGGCTACGACATCTTGCCCGAGACCTGCACCCGCATCTTAGAATTTCTCGATCACTTCGAGCCCATCGTCGAAGAGTTCAACCGGCTGCTCTCGGGCAACAAGATTTTTCACGAGCGTTTGGCCGGTGTCGCAGTCATCAGCAAGGAGGACGCCTTTTCCTATAATTTAGTCGGGCCCAATCTGCGCGGCTCCGGCGTCAAGTGGGACATTCGGCGCGACATGCCCTACTCCGTCTATCCCGAGTTGGATTTCGAAGTGCCCATCGGTATGGCGGAGATCGGTCAGCTGGGCGATAGCTACGATCGCTTCTGGGTGCGCATTCGAGAGATGCGGGAAAGCGTCAAGATTCTCAGGCAGTGTTTGAGGATGATGCCAAAGGGGCCGGCGATCGCCAAAGTGCCGCGCAAGTTTCGTCCGCCGGCGGGCGAGTGCTACGCGCGCGTCGAAGCGCCGCGCGGCGACATGGGCTTTTACGTAGTCAGCGACGGTAGCGAGTATCCTTATCGCGTGCGCATTCGCACGGGGTCTTACACCGCCATGGCGATCATCGACAAGCTCAGTAAAGGTATAATGGTAGCGGATTTGATTGCCTTGATCGGCAGCCTCGACGTTGACGCGCCGGAAATCGATCGGTAA
- a CDS encoding NADH-quinone oxidoreductase subunit C, translating into MEAQDIFAQLELRFGNQVHDFKGDVQEPYLKVDKSVIVDVCRFLRDTVMHKFEVLSDLTALDWPKEEIVQVVYHLFSYSQNQQIVLKVDLPRDNPKVATVESVWKVANWFEREVYDLFGVIFEGHSDLRRIMLPDDWVGYPLRKDYVEQEEYDGISTQRAPLVEKLLR; encoded by the coding sequence ATGGAAGCCCAGGATATCTTCGCGCAGCTGGAGCTTCGCTTCGGCAACCAGGTCCACGACTTCAAAGGCGACGTTCAAGAGCCCTATTTGAAGGTCGACAAATCCGTCATCGTCGACGTCTGCCGTTTCTTGCGCGACACCGTGATGCATAAGTTCGAAGTGCTGTCGGACCTGACGGCGCTCGACTGGCCCAAGGAAGAAATCGTTCAAGTCGTCTACCATTTATTCTCTTACTCGCAGAATCAGCAGATCGTGCTCAAGGTCGACCTGCCGCGCGACAACCCGAAAGTCGCCACGGTCGAGAGCGTGTGGAAAGTCGCCAACTGGTTTGAGCGCGAGGTGTACGACCTCTTTGGCGTGATTTTCGAAGGCCACAGCGATTTGCGCCGCATCATGCTGCCGGACGATTGGGTCGGTTATCCGCTGCGCAAAGACTATGTCGAGCAGGAAGAATACGACGGCATCAGCACCCAGCGCGCGCCGCTGGTAGAAAAACTTTTGCGATAG
- a CDS encoding NADH-quinone oxidoreductase subunit B, producing the protein MKPLINSLPETVFTTKVDDLLNWGRASSQWYMLFGLACCAIELMQTGGPRADLDRFGAVPRATPRQSDLMIVAGTLTYKMAKRTKLLYDQMPDPKYVISMGSCSNCGGLFQLAYSVCKGVDKIVPVDVYVPGCPPRPEALTEGLLRIQDKMMRERWLVKTSRPAADEAEAQA; encoded by the coding sequence ATGAAACCTCTCATTAATTCATTGCCAGAAACGGTATTTACGACGAAGGTGGACGACCTGCTCAACTGGGGGCGAGCCTCCTCTCAGTGGTACATGCTGTTCGGCCTGGCCTGCTGCGCCATTGAACTGATGCAGACCGGCGGCCCGCGCGCGGACTTGGATCGTTTCGGCGCTGTGCCGCGCGCCACGCCGAGGCAATCGGATCTAATGATCGTCGCCGGTACCTTGACTTACAAGATGGCCAAGCGCACCAAGCTGCTTTACGATCAGATGCCCGATCCGAAATATGTCATCTCGATGGGCAGCTGCTCCAATTGCGGCGGTCTTTTCCAACTGGCCTATTCCGTCTGTAAAGGCGTCGACAAGATTGTTCCCGTCGATGTTTATGTGCCCGGCTGTCCGCCGCGTCCAGAAGCGCTCACCGAAGGCTTGCTGCGCATTCAGGACAAGATGATGCGCGAGCGCTGGTTGGTTAAGACTTCCCGTCCGGCTGCGGACGAGGCTGAGGCTCAAGCCTAA
- a CDS encoding NADH-quinone oxidoreductase subunit A, translated as MLFDFANVLVFTALGLGFVGVNLLIGKLLRPANPQTRKLSTYECGEPSTGSAWVNFNIRFYLVALIFIIFEVEIAFIVPVAVVFKDAIAAGEGVTALIKVLIFVGVLFLGLVYSWVKGDLDWIKKVRV; from the coding sequence ATGTTATTCGATTTCGCGAATGTGCTCGTGTTCACCGCACTGGGCCTGGGGTTTGTCGGTGTCAACCTGTTGATAGGCAAGCTATTGCGGCCGGCCAATCCGCAAACGCGCAAGCTTTCGACCTATGAATGCGGTGAGCCGTCCACCGGCAGCGCCTGGGTTAATTTCAACATCCGGTTCTATCTCGTGGCGCTTATTTTCATTATCTTTGAGGTCGAAATTGCGTTTATCGTCCCCGTGGCGGTGGTTTTCAAGGATGCGATCGCGGCCGGCGAAGGCGTCACGGCGTTGATCAAGGTGTTGATCTTTGTGGGAGTGCTGTTCCTCGGTTTGGTCTACTCCTGGGTCAAGGGAGATCTCGACTGGATCAAGAAGGTCAGAGTCTAA
- a CDS encoding alpha/beta hydrolase gives MRIETERKVKRWREQRWILDQVIQTRGIDWDQGRTGKILRNCGPAVQSDLQEVCRRIQKFFDISREFSRAAARKEEQARAAEELGHYTEAREHYYIASCFYTNAMWAIYEDGNPQRISWQEKKRHCYDKFIKYAGRPIERVELPYQGKKIQAILHLPPERKANEKVPCIMYIPGMDGVKEDNPATGDPFLERGFAVFAMDGPGQGETREGGICCTASNYADAGKLAADYLVNRPEIDANRLGVMASSMGSYWAPRVVAEEKRFRACAVQGVCMEPGQYAIFNMSSPTFKLNYMYMSGYDDEAAFDEFAKTLSLEGVTAKITCPYMVLAGEDDEHCDMKFVYKLMGEIPAPKLLYVFEGERHSIRNPRTRPLAVNWLIDTLSGKPFKAEIIRIETGGKETHREW, from the coding sequence ATGCGCATCGAAACCGAACGTAAAGTAAAACGCTGGCGCGAACAGCGCTGGATTTTAGATCAAGTCATTCAGACCCGCGGCATCGATTGGGATCAGGGGCGCACTGGAAAAATCCTGCGCAACTGCGGCCCCGCGGTGCAGAGCGATCTGCAGGAGGTTTGCCGGCGCATTCAAAAATTCTTCGATATCTCACGCGAATTTTCCCGCGCCGCGGCGCGCAAAGAAGAGCAAGCCCGCGCCGCCGAAGAACTCGGCCACTACACCGAAGCGCGCGAGCACTATTATATCGCCTCGTGCTTCTACACCAACGCCATGTGGGCGATCTACGAAGACGGCAACCCGCAGCGCATCTCGTGGCAAGAAAAAAAGCGCCACTGCTACGATAAGTTTATCAAATATGCCGGCAGGCCAATTGAACGCGTCGAGCTGCCCTACCAAGGCAAGAAAATCCAGGCAATTTTACATCTGCCGCCTGAGCGCAAAGCCAACGAAAAAGTGCCCTGCATCATGTACATCCCCGGCATGGACGGCGTCAAAGAAGACAACCCGGCGACCGGCGATCCGTTTCTTGAGCGCGGCTTTGCCGTATTTGCCATGGACGGCCCAGGTCAAGGCGAAACCCGCGAAGGCGGCATCTGCTGCACGGCGTCGAACTACGCCGACGCCGGCAAACTCGCCGCTGATTATCTCGTCAACCGGCCCGAGATCGACGCGAACCGACTTGGCGTGATGGCATCGAGCATGGGATCCTATTGGGCGCCCCGTGTGGTCGCCGAAGAAAAACGCTTCAGAGCCTGCGCCGTGCAGGGGGTCTGCATGGAGCCCGGGCAATACGCCATTTTCAACATGTCCTCGCCGACCTTCAAGCTAAATTACATGTACATGTCCGGCTACGACGACGAAGCGGCCTTTGACGAATTCGCCAAAACTCTCAGCCTCGAAGGCGTCACCGCAAAAATCACCTGTCCCTATATGGTCCTCGCCGGCGAAGACGACGAGCACTGCGATATGAAATTTGTCTATAAGTTAATGGGCGAGATACCGGCGCCGAAACTGCTCTACGTCTTCGAGGGCGAGCGCCACTCGATCCGCAACCCACGCACCCGCCCACTCGCAGTGAATTGGCTAATCGACACGCTCTCCGGCAAACCATTTAAGGCAGAGATCATTCGCATCGAGACCGGCGGCAAGGAAACGCATCGAGAATGGTAA
- the larC gene encoding nickel pincer cofactor biosynthesis protein LarC: MGIAYGDLIGGISGDMFVAALLDLGLPLARLKTELKKIPTLRFELRATRKLVHSIRATHFKVLCAQDEKPRSWKQIRELVRRSKLDSRAKETGLEIFANLARAEAKIHGVAIDDVHFHEVGATDSVVDIMAAAIGIRELKIDSLCFSPIPLGRGVTRSMHGPLPVPGPATLKLLQGLPTFGVDVEAETVTPTGAAIIKTLGKIFGPQPAMTIEKIGYGTGTKEFTARPNLFRLQIGQQNETVEHEEMLVIETNIDDMNPQLYDHVMDRLFAAGARDVFLAPIQMKKNRPATLLSVICAPNELDKLSQLLLQETTTIGIRYYPVRRLILKRQSKTVSTRYGSVRVKAVTQPNGSERVAPEYDDLKKLATAKKIPIQTIANEVMRSFKN; the protein is encoded by the coding sequence ATGGGAATAGCCTACGGAGACCTCATCGGCGGCATCAGCGGCGACATGTTCGTCGCCGCTCTGCTCGATCTCGGCCTGCCTCTGGCGCGACTAAAGACGGAACTCAAAAAAATCCCGACCCTCCGCTTTGAGCTGCGCGCCACACGCAAGCTTGTGCATTCGATCCGCGCCACTCATTTCAAGGTTCTCTGCGCGCAAGACGAAAAGCCGCGCTCGTGGAAACAAATCCGCGAGCTGGTCCGCCGCAGCAAGCTCGATAGCCGAGCCAAAGAAACCGGACTGGAAATCTTCGCCAACCTCGCCCGGGCCGAAGCGAAAATTCACGGCGTTGCAATCGACGACGTGCATTTTCACGAAGTCGGCGCCACCGATTCCGTCGTCGACATCATGGCGGCGGCCATTGGCATACGTGAACTGAAGATTGACAGTCTCTGCTTTTCCCCAATCCCGCTGGGACGCGGCGTGACGCGATCCATGCACGGACCACTGCCGGTGCCGGGGCCCGCGACACTGAAACTCTTGCAAGGCCTGCCAACCTTCGGCGTCGACGTCGAAGCCGAGACGGTCACACCCACAGGCGCGGCGATCATCAAAACGCTCGGTAAAATCTTCGGCCCGCAGCCGGCCATGACGATTGAGAAGATTGGCTACGGCACCGGCACTAAAGAATTCACCGCGCGGCCGAATCTTTTTCGTTTACAGATTGGCCAACAGAACGAAACCGTCGAGCATGAAGAGATGCTCGTCATCGAAACCAATATCGACGACATGAACCCGCAGCTCTACGATCACGTCATGGATCGCCTCTTTGCCGCCGGTGCGCGCGATGTTTTTCTCGCGCCGATCCAGATGAAAAAAAATCGCCCGGCGACGCTCCTGAGCGTGATTTGCGCGCCAAACGAACTCGACAAGCTATCGCAACTGCTTCTGCAGGAAACCACAACCATCGGCATTCGCTACTATCCCGTAAGACGTTTAATCCTGAAAAGACAATCAAAGACGGTCAGCACTCGTTACGGCAGTGTCCGCGTAAAAGCCGTCACTCAACCCAATGGTAGCGAAAGAGTTGCGCCGGAATACGACGATCTGAAGAAACTGGCCACCGCAAAAAAAATCCCGATTCAAACCATCGCCAACGAAGTCATGCGGAGCTTCAAGAATTAG
- a CDS encoding MFS transporter, translating into MTDAQNNHEKPARLTPWASLRFRDYNLLFQLALFAVTAQQMRQTQNFYQVYELSGSAFQLGMTGLAQGLPIFALGLFGGTLADFLDRKKLLLVTTFGNLLIAVVLGVLTLTGLIQVWHIQVGTALTSALNIVLNPTRMALISYLVPRSHLTNAVSLNSAISQGSHFIGPMLGGLSIAWMSTGNAYLFNALFYLPAALAILRLRVPAVDGQSRERFSLASILGGVKFLFSEPIVLAMVMLDFIIVGVGYYRPLLPVFAKDILHVGPAGFGVLSSAPAIGGILGTVVLLIVGDVKSKGLLALWSFLSYAVALGIFAVSTNFILSMLLLGSMGLSNSLQAVMRQTSFHLLTPEPVRGRAFSVFNMFSQGANGVGATEVGFMAALLGAPGALLVGSAVGGLVTLGCWAGMPGLRKFGTG; encoded by the coding sequence ATGACGGATGCTCAAAATAACCATGAGAAGCCAGCTCGGCTCACACCGTGGGCATCGCTGCGCTTTCGCGACTACAATTTACTCTTTCAGTTAGCGCTGTTTGCCGTCACGGCGCAGCAGATGCGCCAGACCCAGAACTTTTATCAGGTCTACGAGCTTTCCGGTTCGGCGTTTCAATTGGGCATGACGGGCCTAGCGCAAGGCCTGCCAATTTTCGCCCTGGGGTTATTCGGCGGAACACTGGCAGATTTTCTCGATCGCAAGAAGCTCCTGTTGGTAACCACGTTCGGCAATCTTTTGATCGCTGTTGTTTTGGGTGTGCTTACTCTCACTGGCCTGATCCAAGTCTGGCATATCCAGGTCGGCACCGCGCTGACCTCGGCGCTCAACATCGTGCTCAACCCAACGCGCATGGCGCTGATCTCCTATCTCGTGCCGCGCTCCCATCTAACCAATGCCGTGTCGTTGAATTCGGCGATTTCCCAGGGCTCCCATTTCATCGGCCCCATGCTGGGCGGCTTGAGCATCGCTTGGATGAGCACTGGTAACGCTTATCTTTTCAACGCGCTGTTTTATCTTCCAGCGGCGCTGGCGATCCTGCGGCTGCGCGTGCCGGCGGTGGATGGTCAATCGCGCGAGCGTTTTTCTTTGGCCAGCATCCTTGGCGGTGTGAAGTTCTTGTTCTCCGAGCCCATCGTGCTTGCCATGGTGATGCTCGACTTCATCATCGTCGGGGTCGGCTACTATCGGCCGCTGCTGCCAGTGTTCGCCAAAGACATTCTTCACGTCGGCCCGGCGGGCTTCGGCGTTTTGTCGTCGGCTCCGGCCATCGGCGGCATTCTTGGCACCGTGGTTCTGCTCATCGTCGGCGACGTTAAGAGCAAGGGATTGCTTGCGCTCTGGTCGTTTCTTTCCTACGCCGTCGCGCTGGGCATTTTCGCAGTCTCAACCAATTTCATCCTCTCGATGTTGCTGCTCGGCTCGATGGGTCTGTCCAATTCCCTGCAGGCCGTGATGCGTCAGACTTCTTTCCACTTGCTCACCCCCGAGCCGGTGCGCGGCCGGGCTTTTTCCGTTTTCAATATGTTCTCGCAGGGCGCCAATGGCGTTGGCGCCACCGAAGTCGGTTTTATGGCCGCACTGCTCGGTGCGCCGGGAGCGTTGCTAGTCGGCTCTGCTGTGGGCGGACTGGTTACCTTAGGATGTTGGGCGGGCATGCCGGGGCTGCGCAAGTTCGGCACCGGCTAA
- a CDS encoding cytochrome c has product MVKALTAVLFFGLVWASGSAAFAQDDYLARRQNFMKNFSAESKAVKAAVEKKDYATIGVKAKDIAGGLELASFAKHWPHGTADVGSKAKPEIWTNWNDFMASALDGQKKALALASAANSKNEVQVDDAYKAFGQICGNCHKPYRAEKAR; this is encoded by the coding sequence ATGGTTAAGGCACTTACCGCGGTACTATTTTTCGGGTTGGTTTGGGCGAGCGGTTCGGCTGCATTCGCTCAAGATGATTACTTGGCGCGGCGCCAAAACTTCATGAAAAATTTCAGCGCCGAGAGCAAAGCCGTCAAGGCCGCGGTGGAGAAGAAGGATTATGCGACGATCGGCGTGAAAGCCAAAGACATCGCCGGCGGCTTGGAATTGGCGAGCTTCGCTAAACATTGGCCGCATGGCACCGCCGACGTCGGCTCCAAAGCCAAGCCAGAAATTTGGACCAACTGGAATGATTTCATGGCATCGGCTTTGGATGGCCAGAAGAAAGCATTGGCTCTGGCGAGCGCGGCCAATTCCAAGAATGAAGTCCAAGTCGATGACGCCTATAAGGCTTTCGGGCAGATCTGCGGCAACTGCCATAAACCCTATCGCGCGGAAAAAGCCCGGTAG
- a CDS encoding ABC transporter substrate-binding protein, which yields MEKMFRAIIAAVFFVLSANVLLAADKVIISYSSRSYAFLPAQVAIAKGYFKDENLDPLLIQMRSQVTVPALLSGEVHYTLSFGNIIGSAMAGLPFKILAVLTDKPLHSIVARPEIKTLADLRGKRIGSQRIGGSDQLAAEAILQAKGFDLKDVQFVTLGGDEPVRVEMLRKGLVDAICTVPPGPVRLTREGYNLLGGPKDLKVGSPISAVALTDTRLKNHRDETRKVLRAVLRGLRAMHERRDDTIAIMASWLSQSADVARDSYDSIMPSFSLDGTTVDKTYEFAIESRKASLKIDKPVPLSAVRDLSLLREVQKDLRVK from the coding sequence ATGGAGAAGATGTTTCGAGCTATCATTGCAGCGGTTTTTTTTGTCCTGTCGGCAAATGTGCTCCTCGCCGCTGACAAAGTGATTATTTCCTACAGTAGCCGGAGCTACGCGTTTTTACCGGCCCAAGTCGCTATTGCTAAGGGCTACTTCAAAGATGAGAACCTCGATCCGTTGCTCATTCAGATGCGCAGCCAGGTCACCGTGCCAGCGTTGTTGAGTGGCGAGGTCCATTACACGTTGAGTTTCGGCAACATCATCGGCAGTGCTATGGCTGGGCTGCCGTTCAAGATACTCGCGGTGCTGACGGACAAACCCTTGCATAGTATTGTCGCGCGGCCGGAGATCAAGACGCTGGCCGACTTGCGCGGCAAACGCATCGGCTCACAGCGCATCGGCGGCTCGGATCAATTGGCGGCGGAAGCGATTCTGCAAGCGAAAGGCTTCGATCTGAAGGATGTGCAGTTCGTGACGCTGGGCGGAGATGAGCCGGTGCGCGTCGAAATGTTGCGCAAGGGGCTGGTCGATGCCATTTGCACAGTGCCGCCGGGGCCGGTACGGTTGACGCGCGAAGGCTACAACCTACTGGGTGGGCCGAAGGATTTAAAAGTGGGCAGCCCGATCTCTGCTGTGGCGCTGACCGACACGCGGCTCAAGAATCACCGCGATGAGACGCGCAAGGTGCTGCGCGCAGTGTTGCGCGGTCTGCGGGCCATGCACGAGCGGCGCGACGACACGATTGCGATCATGGCGAGCTGGTTGAGCCAGAGCGCCGATGTTGCGCGCGATTCCTACGACTCGATCATGCCCTCTTTCAGTCTCGATGGCACCACGGTCGACAAGACCTACGAGTTTGCCATCGAGTCGCGCAAGGCATCGCTCAAAATCGACAAGCCGGTGCCGCTGTCCGCGGTGCGTGACTTGTCTTTGCTGCGCGAAGTGCAGAAGGACCTGCGGGTCAAATAG